A portion of the Pedobacter cryoconitis genome contains these proteins:
- a CDS encoding single-stranded DNA-binding protein: MSGINKVILVGHLGKDPEVRHLDGGVTVASFPLATSETYNKDGKRIEQTEWHNIVLWRGLAEVASKYLQKGKLVYIEGKLRTRSFEDREKIKKYVTEVVAENFTILGRKSDFENTPVTTNSTPKSENDYLDADGISGDLPF, translated from the coding sequence ATGTCAGGTATTAACAAAGTAATTTTAGTTGGACATTTAGGGAAGGATCCTGAAGTCCGTCACCTAGATGGTGGTGTTACCGTTGCAAGCTTTCCGCTGGCTACATCAGAAACTTATAATAAAGATGGAAAACGCATAGAGCAAACAGAGTGGCATAACATTGTGTTATGGAGGGGTTTAGCTGAAGTGGCGTCAAAGTATCTGCAAAAGGGGAAACTCGTTTATATAGAAGGAAAACTACGTACACGGTCATTTGAGGACCGGGAGAAGATAAAGAAATATGTAACTGAAGTTGTAGCAGAGAATTTTACTATTCTGGGCAGAAAAAGTGATTTTGAAAATACTCCGGTAACCACTAACAGTACACCTAAAAGTGAAAATGATTATCTGGATGCAGATGGTATCTCAGGTGATTTACCTTTTTAA
- the radA gene encoding DNA repair protein RadA produces the protein MAKTKSAYFCQSCGYESAKWLGKCPSCNSWNTFVEEVIEKPGASVPAWQTSGSTKRSNKPNKITNIAFSEENKLSTNDLELDRVLGGGLVAGSVVLIGGEPGIGKSTLMLQLALNITGKKVLYVSGEESEQQIKMRAERITSNPTADCYILTETSTQNIFKQIEVLEPDIIVVDSIQTLHSAHIDSTPGSVSQVRECTAELLRFAKETDTPVFLIGHITKDGAIAGPKILEHMVDTVLQFEGDRHHVYRILRSIKNRFGAAAELGIYAMHSGGLRQVSNPSEILLSQRDEELSGIAIAATLEGARPMLIETQALVSTAAYGTPQRSATGFDTRRMNMLLAVLEKRCGFRLSTRDVFLNIAGGIKVEDPAIDLAILAAIISSHEDIFISSKICFAAEVGLSGEIRAVNRIEQRIAEADKLGFERIFVSNYNLKGLITDKYKLEITGVNKIEDVFSLLFG, from the coding sequence TTGGCTAAAACTAAATCAGCATATTTCTGTCAGAGTTGTGGGTATGAATCAGCCAAGTGGCTTGGAAAATGCCCATCCTGTAATTCCTGGAATACTTTCGTAGAGGAAGTTATTGAAAAACCAGGAGCCAGTGTTCCTGCATGGCAAACATCCGGTTCTACGAAAAGATCCAATAAACCTAACAAGATTACCAACATTGCGTTTTCTGAGGAAAATAAGCTCTCCACCAATGATCTTGAACTCGACCGGGTACTAGGTGGTGGTTTAGTGGCCGGATCTGTAGTTTTAATCGGAGGTGAACCGGGTATAGGTAAATCAACACTGATGCTGCAACTTGCCTTAAACATTACCGGAAAGAAAGTACTCTATGTTTCAGGCGAAGAAAGTGAACAGCAGATTAAAATGCGCGCAGAAAGGATTACCAGTAATCCAACCGCAGACTGTTATATCCTTACTGAAACCTCCACACAGAATATCTTTAAGCAAATTGAGGTGCTTGAACCCGATATTATTGTAGTAGATTCCATCCAGACACTTCATTCTGCACATATTGATTCTACACCAGGCAGTGTTTCTCAAGTAAGGGAATGTACTGCTGAATTGCTGCGTTTCGCCAAAGAAACGGATACTCCGGTCTTTTTAATCGGTCATATTACCAAAGATGGAGCGATTGCGGGGCCTAAAATCCTGGAACACATGGTTGACACCGTTTTACAATTTGAAGGCGACAGACATCATGTTTACAGAATTCTACGTTCTATTAAAAACAGATTTGGTGCCGCAGCAGAATTAGGCATTTATGCCATGCACAGCGGTGGGCTCAGACAAGTTTCCAATCCTTCGGAAATTTTGCTTTCTCAAAGAGATGAGGAATTAAGTGGTATTGCCATTGCAGCGACTCTTGAGGGTGCAAGGCCAATGTTAATTGAAACACAGGCCTTGGTTAGCACTGCAGCTTACGGAACGCCTCAGCGTTCAGCTACGGGCTTTGATACCCGAAGAATGAATATGCTCCTTGCCGTACTGGAAAAGCGATGTGGCTTTAGGTTAAGTACAAGAGATGTATTCTTAAATATTGCTGGTGGGATTAAAGTGGAAGATCCTGCAATTGACCTTGCGATTCTTGCGGCCATTATTTCATCACATGAGGATATTTTCATCTCTTCAAAAATTTGTTTTGCGGCAGAAGTTGGTTTATCAGGAGAAATCCGCGCAGTAAACAGAATAGAACAGCGGATTGCTGAAGCTGACAAGCTGGGATTTGAAAGGATTTTTGTTTCTAATTATAATTTAAAAGGGCTGATTACAGATAAATATAAACTGGAGATTACAGGCGTGAACAAAATTGAAGATGTCTTTTCATTATTGTTCGGGTAA
- a CDS encoding HU family DNA-binding protein: MTKADIISEISTKTGIEKVDVQETVEAFFKVIKSSMIGGENVYVRGFGSFVVKKRAQKTARNISKNTAIIIPEHFVPSFKPAKVFVDKVKNNSKKLSVEA, from the coding sequence ATGACTAAGGCAGATATTATTTCAGAAATATCAACGAAAACAGGAATTGAAAAGGTAGATGTACAGGAAACCGTTGAGGCGTTTTTCAAAGTAATCAAAAGCAGTATGATCGGTGGCGAAAATGTCTATGTTAGGGGTTTTGGAAGTTTTGTTGTTAAGAAAAGAGCACAAAAAACTGCAAGAAATATTTCAAAAAACACTGCGATTATTATTCCAGAGCATTTTGTACCAAGTTTCAAACCAGCAAAAGTTTTTGTTGATAAAGTAAAAAACAATTCAAAAAAACTAAGCGTAGAAGCTTAA
- the mutY gene encoding A/G-specific adenine glycosylase, producing MAFQQELISWYLVNKRNLPWRHTQDPYIIWLSEIILQQTRVEQGLPYFNRFLAAYPTVSDFAAATETQILKLWQGLGYYSRGRNMLFTARQIMDLYAGIFPVSYRELIKLKGVGEYTAAAISSFSSGESMAVLDGNVFRVLSRYFGISTPINSTLGKKQFSELAQSLIDKQDPALYNQAIMEFGALQCKPKSPNCEICPLMLSCYAKNNNLIPVLPVKLKTVKVKTRYINYFICENDNKVLVNKRISEDIWQHLYDFPNIETIAEAGVNNEVFLEKVKQNFGSAVVIRPLMQVKHLLTHQIIYVQFFGLDNYIINFNISAEANWVTWADLDQLPQPKILTKFINFYFNK from the coding sequence ATGGCATTTCAGCAAGAGCTTATCAGTTGGTACCTGGTTAACAAAAGAAATCTCCCCTGGAGACATACGCAAGATCCTTACATTATCTGGTTATCAGAGATCATTTTACAGCAGACAAGGGTGGAACAGGGATTGCCTTATTTTAATCGTTTCTTAGCAGCATATCCTACAGTTTCGGATTTCGCTGCAGCAACAGAAACACAGATTCTGAAGCTATGGCAGGGTTTAGGGTATTATTCACGCGGTAGAAATATGTTATTTACTGCACGCCAGATTATGGATTTATATGCAGGTATTTTTCCTGTAAGTTACCGGGAACTGATCAAACTTAAAGGGGTTGGTGAATATACAGCAGCTGCGATTTCTTCCTTTTCTTCTGGTGAATCGATGGCTGTTTTAGATGGAAATGTGTTCAGGGTACTCTCCAGATATTTTGGAATCAGTACACCGATTAATAGTACGCTGGGCAAAAAACAATTCTCAGAACTTGCACAATCTCTTATTGATAAGCAAGACCCTGCCCTGTATAATCAGGCGATTATGGAATTCGGTGCTTTGCAGTGTAAGCCTAAGTCTCCCAATTGTGAAATTTGTCCGCTGATGCTTTCCTGTTATGCGAAAAATAATAACCTGATCCCTGTTCTTCCTGTTAAACTCAAAACAGTGAAGGTCAAAACACGCTATATTAATTATTTTATTTGCGAAAATGACAATAAAGTGCTTGTTAATAAAAGGATTTCAGAAGATATCTGGCAGCATTTATATGATTTTCCCAACATAGAAACGATAGCAGAAGCAGGCGTTAATAATGAGGTTTTTTTGGAAAAAGTTAAACAAAATTTCGGATCAGCTGTTGTTATCCGGCCACTGATGCAAGTGAAACATTTATTGACACACCAAATTATATACGTTCAATTTTTTGGTTTAGATAATTATATCATTAACTTTAATATTAGCGCAGAAGCGAATTGGGTCACTTGGGCCGATTTGGATCAGCTGCCACAACCGAAAATTCTAACCAAATTTATTAACTTCTATTTTAACAAATAG
- a CDS encoding M57 family metalloprotease translates to MKKNLYLTLLVVCVISFSCKKKTIDQPDHSDKISADVIESIKKKGFNTDGIIRYKDGYIVEGDIFFDSKSLLKEKPESPVLNIAKSEQYKTYNLVSGTARVITISCNLGSPYSEALDQVISNYNALQLRIIFQRAASGANINVAGMNQGRNPDGSIILGISAGFPDINGNPAPSFSINTNSLAVPPSTSIAKIAEIMQHEIGHAIGLRHTDYMTRASCGRNVNETETEVGAALIPGTPSGYDYESYMLACTDMNGQARIFNANDIIALKYLYGGPERIARTIKSISFNNVFLRMSGLGLTQARASGGGVVNCQYGATVFEKFYFVPQSDGSYLIESAVFPNVFLRLDGAGVQFGYAGGTVNAQYGAGPYEKFLVLKNLDDSYSIWSTAFYGTCLQIDGNGVTQPDANGSGAVKALNLMPAEWESFTISPAL, encoded by the coding sequence ATGAAAAAAAATCTCTATTTAACGCTTCTCGTTGTATGTGTTATTTCGTTTTCCTGTAAAAAGAAAACTATTGATCAGCCGGATCATTCTGATAAAATTTCCGCAGATGTAATAGAATCCATCAAAAAAAAAGGATTTAATACCGATGGAATTATTCGATATAAAGATGGTTATATCGTAGAAGGAGATATTTTCTTTGACAGTAAGTCATTGTTAAAAGAAAAACCAGAAAGCCCTGTTTTAAACATCGCAAAGTCAGAACAGTATAAAACTTATAATCTAGTATCAGGAACCGCCAGGGTGATTACGATTTCATGCAATTTGGGCAGCCCTTATAGTGAAGCCCTGGACCAGGTAATCAGTAATTATAATGCTTTACAGCTAAGAATAATTTTTCAAAGAGCCGCCAGTGGCGCAAATATTAACGTAGCTGGGATGAATCAGGGAAGAAACCCGGATGGATCTATCATTTTAGGCATTTCTGCTGGCTTCCCCGATATTAATGGAAATCCAGCCCCTTCATTTTCTATCAATACAAATTCACTTGCCGTACCTCCATCTACATCAATAGCTAAAATTGCTGAAATCATGCAGCATGAAATTGGACATGCCATAGGATTAAGGCATACTGATTATATGACCCGGGCGAGCTGTGGCAGAAATGTTAATGAAACTGAAACAGAAGTAGGCGCAGCACTTATACCAGGAACTCCATCAGGTTATGACTATGAGTCGTATATGCTTGCTTGTACGGATATGAATGGTCAAGCGAGAATATTTAATGCAAATGATATTATTGCTTTAAAATATTTATACGGTGGGCCGGAGAGAATAGCCAGAACAATTAAATCTATTTCTTTTAATAATGTATTTCTAAGAATGAGCGGTCTTGGATTAACACAGGCCAGAGCTTCGGGCGGAGGAGTTGTCAATTGCCAATACGGTGCAACTGTATTTGAAAAGTTTTATTTTGTTCCACAAAGTGATGGTAGTTATCTAATTGAATCAGCTGTTTTTCCAAATGTATTTTTAAGACTGGATGGTGCAGGCGTGCAATTTGGATATGCAGGAGGAACAGTGAACGCACAATATGGCGCAGGTCCGTATGAAAAATTCCTTGTCTTAAAAAATCTTGATGATAGCTATTCCATCTGGTCAACAGCTTTTTACGGCACCTGTCTTCAAATTGATGGCAACGGTGTAACACAGCCTGATGCAAATGGGTCGGGAGCAGTTAAAGCGCTGAACTTGATGCCTGCTGAATGGGAATCATTCACGATCAGCCCTGCACTTTAA
- a CDS encoding KUP/HAK/KT family potassium transporter: protein MHPNLKKLSAAGMLVTLGIIFGDIGTSPLYTFQVLLKEGGQVNPALVLGAISCVFWTLTLQTTFKYIFITLQADNKGEGGIFSLYALVRRYGKWMAIPAIIGAGTLLADGIITPPISVTSAIEGLNLVPALSKIIVPGNTLILCIVITIIVLLFFFQQFGTKVIGASFGPIMLCWFCMIALLGLIQVLHYPEIFKALNPYYGARLLMDHPHGFWLLGAVFLCTTGAEALYSDLGHCGRKNIQISWIFVKTALVLNYLGQGAWVLMQSPQKDFNGINPFFEIVPHLFLIPVVIIATMATIIASQALISGSFTLISEAVSMNFWPKVTIKYPTNIRGQIYIPSINWLLCIGCIAVSLYFRTSENMTAAYGFSITIAMLMTTILMYYFMRYVKHWPLWLVIIIVSVFAVVELSFFVANSVKIVKRLFFLVFEVGLIFTMFVWFKARKITNRFLKFVELEEHVPMLKALSEDRSIAKYCTHLIYLTKANNSKQIEQKVLYSIFSRNPKRADVYWFVHIERTDEPYTMEFMVEELSDDKIIRIEFRLGFRIHPRINVLFRKVVQEMVANKEIDITSKYDSLNKFNLAADFRFVIMEKFLSYENEFSLKDGFILRSYFAIKRLAQSDTKAFGLDTSETVIEKIPLVVYPAENIHLKRIFRPAS, encoded by the coding sequence ATGCATCCTAATCTAAAAAAACTATCCGCAGCGGGTATGTTAGTGACATTGGGTATAATATTCGGTGACATAGGAACGTCTCCGCTTTATACCTTTCAAGTATTACTTAAAGAGGGCGGACAGGTTAATCCCGCCTTAGTATTAGGTGCTATTTCGTGCGTATTCTGGACGCTCACACTACAAACTACATTCAAATATATTTTCATTACACTTCAGGCAGACAATAAAGGGGAAGGGGGCATTTTTTCATTGTACGCATTAGTGAGGCGTTACGGTAAATGGATGGCCATCCCCGCGATAATCGGCGCCGGAACCTTACTGGCCGACGGGATCATTACACCCCCCATTTCTGTAACTTCAGCTATTGAGGGCCTAAATCTCGTTCCTGCATTGTCAAAGATTATTGTGCCCGGTAATACTTTGATTTTGTGTATCGTCATCACAATTATTGTACTGCTATTCTTTTTCCAGCAATTTGGAACGAAGGTTATCGGCGCTTCTTTCGGACCGATTATGCTTTGCTGGTTTTGTATGATTGCCTTGCTTGGACTGATCCAGGTATTGCATTACCCTGAGATTTTCAAAGCGCTGAACCCCTATTACGGCGCCAGGTTATTAATGGATCATCCACATGGTTTTTGGCTACTGGGTGCTGTATTCTTATGTACAACGGGCGCGGAAGCACTCTATTCCGATTTAGGACATTGCGGAAGAAAGAATATCCAGATCAGCTGGATCTTTGTTAAAACAGCCTTAGTATTGAACTATCTTGGTCAGGGCGCATGGGTCTTAATGCAAAGTCCGCAGAAAGATTTCAATGGGATCAATCCTTTCTTTGAAATTGTCCCGCATTTATTCCTGATTCCAGTGGTCATTATTGCAACTATGGCGACCATCATTGCCAGTCAAGCCTTAATTTCAGGTTCCTTTACCTTGATCAGCGAGGCAGTGAGTATGAATTTCTGGCCTAAAGTCACGATTAAATATCCCACTAATATCAGAGGTCAGATTTATATTCCGAGTATCAATTGGTTACTTTGTATTGGTTGTATCGCAGTCTCTCTTTATTTCAGGACCTCAGAGAATATGACCGCAGCATACGGGTTTTCTATTACAATCGCCATGCTGATGACCACGATACTGATGTATTATTTTATGCGCTATGTGAAGCACTGGCCACTTTGGCTGGTCATTATCATTGTCAGTGTTTTTGCCGTAGTAGAACTTTCTTTCTTTGTGGCAAACTCCGTTAAAATTGTTAAAAGATTATTCTTCTTAGTCTTCGAAGTAGGTTTGATTTTCACCATGTTTGTTTGGTTCAAAGCGCGTAAGATTACAAATCGATTCTTGAAATTTGTAGAGCTTGAAGAACATGTCCCTATGCTGAAAGCACTAAGTGAGGATCGCTCGATAGCTAAGTATTGTACCCATCTGATTTATTTGACCAAGGCAAATAATAGCAAGCAAATTGAACAAAAGGTTCTTTATTCAATATTCAGCCGTAACCCAAAGCGGGCAGATGTGTACTGGTTTGTTCACATTGAAAGAACTGATGAGCCGTATACGATGGAGTTTATGGTAGAGGAGCTTTCTGACGATAAAATTATCCGTATTGAGTTCAGACTTGGCTTCCGTATTCACCCAAGGATCAATGTGCTGTTTAGAAAAGTGGTACAGGAGATGGTGGCGAATAAAGAGATTGACATCACCAGTAAGTATGACTCCCTGAATAAGTTCAATCTGGCAGCAGATTTCCGCTTTGTAATCATGGAGAAATTCCTTTCTTATGAGAATGAATTCAGTTTAAAAGATGGATTTATCCTGAGAAGTTATTTTGCGATTAAAAGACTGGCCCAATCTGATACCAAGGCTTTTGGACTGGATACGAGCGAAACGGTCATTGAAAAGATCCCACTGGTGGTTTATCCTGCCGAGAACATTCATTTAAAACGTATTTTCAGACCCGCTAGTTGA
- a CDS encoding tetratricopeptide repeat protein has protein sequence MMNTIRSKQTLIIAAVILLSVFLFTRDIKGLVKPKKETSGVPAGGQLTSAGSTINLTEVSTAAKNSINANLAAEITTLENAYKTASEDQKVNAAKVLAEKWDDVEQAVPSALYLEIIAGKERNLNSWLAAGGRLMKAFDNTQDSLISPVLLQKANAAYTNAVALDSTNLEAKTGLGITVVNGMGAPMSGIAILLDVIKKDPDNLKANMSLGTFAIKSGQFDKAITRFNGIIAKKPSPDAYFYLATAYENLGKNKEAVEAYLNSKKLAANPTLSNFIDKKVAELKTKN, from the coding sequence ATGATGAACACTATCCGATCTAAACAAACATTAATTATTGCAGCAGTAATTCTGCTGAGTGTATTTTTGTTTACAAGAGATATCAAAGGTTTAGTGAAGCCGAAGAAAGAAACATCTGGCGTTCCTGCCGGAGGGCAACTTACTTCAGCAGGCAGTACAATTAATTTAACAGAGGTCTCGACCGCTGCTAAAAATTCAATTAATGCTAACTTAGCTGCGGAAATCACTACATTGGAAAATGCGTATAAAACTGCATCTGAAGATCAGAAAGTGAACGCTGCGAAAGTTCTTGCAGAAAAATGGGATGATGTTGAACAAGCTGTTCCAAGCGCGTTATATCTGGAAATCATTGCTGGCAAAGAGCGTAACCTGAATAGCTGGTTAGCTGCTGGTGGCAGATTGATGAAAGCTTTTGACAATACACAGGATAGTTTAATTTCTCCTGTATTATTACAAAAAGCAAATGCAGCTTATACGAATGCTGTAGCACTGGATTCAACGAATCTTGAAGCTAAAACCGGTTTGGGAATCACTGTCGTTAATGGCATGGGTGCACCGATGTCGGGAATAGCAATCTTGCTGGACGTCATTAAAAAAGATCCTGATAACCTGAAAGCAAACATGAGCTTAGGAACTTTTGCAATAAAATCCGGACAATTTGATAAAGCAATAACCAGGTTCAATGGTATAATAGCTAAAAAGCCTTCACCAGATGCTTATTTCTATCTGGCTACAGCTTATGAGAACCTGGGTAAAAACAAGGAGGCTGTTGAGGCTTACCTGAACAGTAAAAAATTGGCAGCAAATCCAACCTTATCTAATTTCATTGATAAGAAAGTAGCTGAGCTGAAGACCAAAAACTAA
- a CDS encoding Rne/Rng family ribonuclease yields the protein MVKELIIDSSPTGVTIALIEDKQLVELHKEHVNTNYAVGDIYLGRIKKIMPGLNAAFVDVGYEKDAFLHYFDLGPQVQSLLKLTKIKRNGTVSGTLLDNLKLEADINKAGKISEVVSKNMLIPVQIAKEPISTKGPRLSSDLSIAGRYIVLVPFSNVISISKKIKSNTERNRLKKIIESIKPKNFGVIIRTVSEGKGVEELQKDLLDSVSKWENFIKKLPEAEPSKRVWGEMDRTSTLIRDILSVDFTNVYVNDAGLFEDIRSYVHEISPEMEKIVKPYKHKEPIFEHFGIEKQIKNGFGKTVNLAGGAYLVVEHTEALHVIDVNSGNRTANKENQEDNALQVNKEAAKEIARQLRLRDMGGIVVIDFIDMHKPVNRKMLFDYLRELMLLDRAKHTILPPSKFGLVQITRQRVRPEMNIVTSEVCPMCHGTGEIKASIVLMDDIESNMNYILREQNEKNITLCVHPYIEAFIKKGVYSLQWKWFFKFGQKIKVKAVPSYLLTEFHFISSKDEEIKL from the coding sequence TTGGTAAAGGAATTAATTATCGATTCATCTCCTACGGGAGTAACCATAGCTTTGATTGAAGATAAACAACTTGTAGAACTTCATAAAGAACACGTCAACACAAATTACGCCGTAGGCGACATCTATTTAGGCCGCATAAAGAAAATTATGCCGGGATTAAATGCTGCGTTTGTTGATGTGGGTTATGAGAAAGATGCTTTTTTGCATTATTTCGATCTTGGTCCGCAAGTTCAATCTTTATTAAAGCTTACAAAAATTAAGCGGAATGGCACTGTTAGTGGGACGTTATTAGACAATTTAAAGCTTGAAGCCGATATTAATAAGGCTGGCAAAATATCTGAGGTCGTTTCCAAAAACATGCTTATACCTGTTCAAATAGCTAAAGAGCCTATTTCAACTAAAGGACCGCGTCTAAGCTCTGATCTTTCTATTGCAGGACGGTACATTGTATTAGTCCCTTTTTCTAATGTAATATCAATCTCGAAAAAAATTAAGAGTAATACAGAACGTAATCGTTTAAAAAAGATTATTGAAAGTATTAAGCCTAAAAACTTCGGAGTAATCATCAGAACAGTTTCTGAAGGTAAAGGTGTTGAAGAATTGCAAAAAGACTTATTGGATTCTGTCTCTAAGTGGGAAAATTTCATTAAGAAATTACCTGAGGCCGAGCCTTCCAAACGTGTTTGGGGCGAGATGGACAGAACGTCAACGTTAATCCGTGACATTTTAAGTGTTGACTTCACTAATGTTTATGTGAACGATGCAGGTTTGTTCGAAGATATCCGTTCTTATGTGCATGAGATTTCTCCGGAAATGGAGAAAATAGTAAAACCTTACAAGCACAAGGAACCTATATTTGAGCATTTCGGAATTGAAAAACAAATTAAGAATGGCTTTGGCAAAACCGTAAATCTTGCCGGCGGAGCTTATCTTGTTGTGGAACATACCGAAGCACTTCACGTTATCGACGTTAACAGCGGTAACAGAACAGCTAATAAAGAAAACCAGGAAGACAACGCCTTACAGGTAAACAAGGAAGCTGCAAAGGAAATTGCGCGTCAACTCAGACTACGTGATATGGGTGGTATTGTAGTGATCGATTTTATCGATATGCATAAACCAGTAAACCGTAAAATGTTATTTGACTATCTGCGTGAACTGATGCTGCTGGATCGTGCTAAACACACTATTTTGCCTCCAAGTAAGTTCGGCCTTGTGCAAATTACACGTCAGCGTGTTCGTCCTGAGATGAACATTGTGACCAGTGAAGTTTGTCCAATGTGTCACGGTACTGGTGAAATTAAAGCGAGCATCGTTTTAATGGATGATATTGAAAGTAATATGAATTACATTTTGCGTGAGCAGAATGAAAAAAACATTACGCTTTGTGTACACCCGTATATAGAGGCCTTTATCAAAAAAGGTGTTTACTCCCTGCAATGGAAGTGGTTCTTTAAATTCGGACAGAAAATTAAAGTTAAGGCAGTTCCGTCTTACTTATTAACAGAGTTTCATTTTATCTCTTCTAAAGACGAAGAAATAAAACTGTAA